One window from the genome of Pandoraea fibrosis encodes:
- a CDS encoding YveK family protein, translated as MNREELPDDMTQSDADEISLADILSFARDNLKVIAGLALVGAAIGIGSTFAIHKQWEGTVTLQVGRAAGSPVAGPDGPLIESLQQTVGRVQLSTFKDKVAADVFPQLQSDPDALRRTLAWNALKARTLAGTAYIEITARGSSQEQAEQVLSAASHRIETEHAAILERVRSLPKQQLSVIDAAIEANTKAQEQLSAALVRSKNTDSVMALSALQNSRSERATLNDSRYRIAQLLAPDQSYNTRIVSAIQVNKNAVFPRKLYFGLGGLVLGAIVGIVIGLCRKDRARSA; from the coding sequence ATGAATCGCGAAGAACTACCCGACGACATGACACAGAGTGACGCAGACGAAATCTCGCTGGCGGATATTCTCAGTTTTGCCCGTGACAACCTGAAGGTGATAGCTGGTCTAGCTTTGGTAGGTGCCGCCATTGGCATTGGAAGCACGTTCGCCATTCATAAACAATGGGAAGGCACGGTAACGCTGCAAGTCGGGCGAGCCGCTGGTTCACCTGTCGCGGGCCCCGACGGCCCGCTGATTGAATCGCTTCAGCAGACAGTTGGACGCGTTCAACTAAGCACCTTCAAAGACAAGGTGGCCGCAGACGTGTTTCCTCAGTTGCAAAGCGACCCGGATGCGCTGCGCCGAACCCTTGCATGGAACGCGCTGAAAGCTCGAACACTGGCCGGCACAGCTTATATTGAGATCACCGCTCGCGGAAGCTCTCAAGAGCAGGCAGAGCAAGTCCTGAGTGCTGCATCGCACCGGATTGAAACCGAGCACGCCGCAATTCTTGAGCGCGTACGCTCGCTCCCCAAGCAACAGTTAAGTGTCATCGATGCCGCCATCGAGGCGAATACCAAGGCGCAAGAGCAATTGAGCGCAGCCTTGGTGCGATCGAAGAACACCGATTCAGTGATGGCACTAAGCGCGCTACAAAACAGCAGGTCCGAACGCGCGACACTAAACGACAGTCGGTATCGTATAGCGCAACTACTCGCTCCGGATCAGTCATACAACACCCGGATTGTCAGCGCAATTCAGGTCAATAAAAACGCTGTCTTCCCGCGTAAGTTGTACTTTGGCCTTGGCGGCTTGGTACTGGGCGCCATTGTGGGCATTGTCATCGGACTGTGCCGCAAAGATCGCGCACGTAGCGCTTAA